One Solea senegalensis isolate Sse05_10M linkage group LG13, IFAPA_SoseM_1, whole genome shotgun sequence DNA segment encodes these proteins:
- the pom121 gene encoding nuclear envelope pore membrane protein POM 121, with protein sequence MRILRRRAAAMSPREKRLALISSLVVVFLALYYIPAFFYVTLILAGFCFVCFCHSGEPLPARLGLNPRAGLRDPAALGRRLLGWGVTGVSVATRGKTKSSGDRAEHRETGGRFRQRPDETGIYRKESLASDSFLFSPRDFLMGSYIGKPESPAAEFVRPRAGRNPREQLREKLSRPNHAVCTPNRRLSFAGEPPGTVGRFTITPQRHYPLQQPGMSSVGILPPVKWDGFRKKNILSPLNSPTAHSPVTVKIARPIHNTPSFDHLGCAGLPRAPADPCARESVLRVLKESRKREVEDEDRSFMCEQRSKRRRNDSSGSAHSAFEPLLPNGAPSQLVPKPGSLKRGMTSLAEESIMKRSRTSSISSGSAIHAPRGTPGSMRNAILSSYSSSQGFSQWKKTSAHSSPLSSPGSSRSQTPEGISKKPREDDGQSPSSASSGRSDQAASVKTPVTSKLTPVPKIPVTASTDSIGSGGKRKRKIQLVSSNRDDQFSLPPPLELGYSITVKDLDEEKKAAISKIQKVLETPAPEPEKTVSPPVTTSTQPGSSTSFTTSKTTLSSLLAAPLPTASSSATPVINLDPSPSISVSAAPTASNPLLEALKMKTHIPASSTSAASTTTVPASTTPMQPSGFNLKSTTALDSPQPPPTTQSQSSTAAFTQVLDQVFKSSGSTPPVAGAGLFGLTSQSNTLPASITSAPVTGTTAAASSSASVSNTNPLLSSGFKPLFPVTAPSATSAPETKPPVQDFKPIFGGVTAGAVFGQPASRSTTNPAPVVSSSSTSSMFGAPSSTTTAASSMFPSLTSTLTGTTSTSSLTTTTTTQPAAQQGVKSFFGNWSTPSTTTSTSSAPVQAPNTGSTFQFGAVTTTTTAATAAAAAVAAAAASAAPALAASTTASSNGTFSFGVTQPDPQAANKNVFAFGQPAASQNATTVSFGGFAMSSSAPTTATATTQPTFAFGKPSFEAPATQPTFGSSAAQPKPFNFGSGAASSTPASTPAPAPFNFGAPAATTAAMFGTPAKPAFGAGSTGFGFGNSAAPAAAPSAAPSFGAAAQTQNSSSAAFTFGSAAPQPASSGPQPAPSGFNFGGGMPCPQFGTPVSNNPAPHMGNFNFGAAATDKSAFGTSTPSFGQSAAVGPIPFGSPGTPVQGFNAAPFGSPATPSFSIGAGSKPSGARQRLQARRQHNRKK encoded by the exons ATGAGAATCCTCCGGCGGCGCGCTGCCGCCATGTCACCTAGAGAGAAACGTTTAGCGCTTATTTCGTCTCTAGTCGTAGTTTTTCTGGCTCTTTATTACATCCCAGCCTTTTTTTACGTCACTTTAATTCTTGccggtttttgttttgtgtgtttttgccatAGCGGAGAACCGCTTCCCGCCAGGTTAGGCCTCAATCCGCGGGCTGGACTGAGGGACCCTGCTGCGCTCGGGCGGCGGTTGCTGGGTTGGGGGGTGACCGGCGTGTCGGTGGCCACACGGGGGAAAACGAAGAGTAGTGGCGACAGAGCCGAGCACCGGGAAACCGGGGGACGCTTCAGACAAAGGCCCGACGAAACTGGGATTTATCGCAAGGAGTCCTTGGCAAGTGACTCGTTTCTTTTTAGTCCTCGGGATTTCCTCATGGGTAGCTACATCGGGAAACCCGAAAGCCCAGCCGCGGAGTTCGTGAGGCCGAGGGCAGGCAGAAATCCCCGAGAGCAGCTGCGGGAAAAGCTTTCCAGACCCAACCATGCCGTCTGCACTCCAAACCGGAGGCTGTCATTCGCTGG GGAGCCTCCTGGCACAGTGGGCAGGTTCACCATAACACCACAGCGCCACTACCCCCTGCAGCAGCCAGGTATGTCTTCTGTGGGAATCCTACCTCCTGTCAAGTGGGATGGCTTCAGGAAGAAGAACATCCTCAGTCCACTAAACTCACCAACTGCTCACAGTCCTGTCACTGTGAAGATCGCCAGGCCCATCCACAACACCCCCAG CTTTGACCACCTGGGCTGCGCTGGGCTCCCCAGGGCCCCTGCAGATCCCTGCGCCAGAGAAAGTGTCCTCAGGGTGTTGAAAGAAAGCCGCAAGAGAGAAgtggaggatgaggacaggagCTTCATGTGTGAGCAGAGGAGCAAACGAAG ACGCAATGACAGCAGTGGAAGTGCTCACTCTGCTTTTGAACCTCTTTTGCCCAATGGTGCCCCATCGCAGTTGGTCCCGAA GCCAGGAAGTCTGAAGAGAGGGATGACCTCACTGGCAGAGGAGTCGATCATGAAGAGGTCTCGAACCTCCTCCATTAGCTCCGGCAGTGCGATCCACGCCCCCAGGGGAACCCCGGGGTCCATGAGAAATGCCATCCTCAGCTCCTACAGTTCTTCACAAGGCTTTAGCCAG tggaaaaaaacatcagcacacagcTCCCCTCTCTCTAGCCCTGGATCTTCTCGCTCTCAGACTCCAGAGGGAATCTCCAAAAAGCCTAG AGAGGATGACGGGCAGTCTCCCAGCTCGGCCTCCTCAGGGAGGTCAGACCAGGCGGCCTCTGTCAAGACACCTGTTACTT CTAAATTGACCCCAGTCCCCAAGATTCCTGTCACTGCGTCGACAGACTCGATTGGTAGTGGTgggaagagaaaaaggaaaatccaGTTGGTGTCAAGCAACCGGGATGATCAATTTTCTCTG CCTCCACCTTTGGAGCTTGGTTACAGCATCACTGTGAAAGACCTGGATGAAGAGAAAAAGGCTGCCATTAGCAAGATCCAGAAAGTATTGGAGACACCTG CACCAGAGCCGGAGAAgactgtctctcctcctgttacCACTTCCACTCAGCCTGGCTCCTCTACCAGCTTCACCACCTCCAAAACCACCCTGAGCAGCCTTCTAGCAGCTCCTCTGCCGACAGCATCCAGCTCTGCCACCCCAGTCATCAACCTGGATCCCAGCCCAAGCATCAGTGTGAGTGCAGCACCCACAGCTTCCAACCCACTGCTGGAGGCTCTGAAGATGAAGACCCACATTCCTGCAAGCTCCACATCTGCTGCCAGCACAACCACAG TGCCGGCGTCGACGACACCAATGCAACCTAGTGGCTTTAACCTGAAATCCACAACTGCATTGGATTCCCCACAGCCACCTCCCACCACCCAGTCCCAGTCCTCCACTGCCGCCTTTACTCAGGTTCTTGATCAGGTCTTTAAGTCTTCCGGCAGCACCCCACCTGTAGCAGGAGCAGGCCTTTTTGGATTGACCAGCCAGAGCAACACCCTCCCTGCATCTATAACCTCTGCCCCCGTCACTGGTACGACTGCAGCCGCCAGCAGCTCAGCGTCAGTCAGTAACACAAACCCTCTGCTGTCTTCAGGGTTCAAACCCCTCTTTCCTGTCACCGCCCCCTCAGCTACATCAGCTCCAGAGACCAAACCTCCTGTCCAAGATTTCAAGCCCATTTTTGGAGGCGTCACTGCAGGGGCTGTTTTTGGACAGCCTGCATCCCGCTCAACTACCAACCCAGCACCGGTTGTCTCCTCAAGTAGTACATCCTCAATGTTTGGTGCTCCATCAAGCACCACCACAGCGGCCTCATCTATGTTTCCCAGCTTGACCAGCACCCTCACTGGAACAACCTCCACAAGCTCCCTCACCACGACCACCACCACACAGCCTGCAGCACAGCAGGGTGTGAAATCCTTCTTTGGAAACTGGTCCACACCATCCACCACAACAAGTACCAGCTCAGCCCCGGTGCAGGCCCCTAACACAGGGAGCACGTTTCAGTTTGGAGCTGTTACCACCACCAcgactgctgctactgctgctgcagccgctgttgctgctgctgctgcatctgctgcacCTGCCCTGGCTGCCTCTACCACAGCCTCCAGCAATGGTACCTTTTCCTTTGGTGTCACACAGCCTGACCCTCAAGCTGCCAACAagaatgtttttgcttttggtCAACCAGCAGCCAGCCAGAACGCAACCACGGTTTCATTTGGTGGCTTTGCCATGTCCAGTTCTGCACCCACCACTGCTACAGCCACCACTCAGCCCACTTTCGCATTTGGAAAGCCATCATTTGAAGCGCCAGCAACACAGCCCACCTTTGGCTCCTCGGCAGCACAACCGAAGCCTTTCAACTTTGGAAGCGGTGCAGCATCATCCACACCTGCCTCGACCCCCGCCCCAGCTCCTTTTAATTTTGGAGCTCCTGCTGCCACAACTGCAGCAATGTTTGGGACCCCGGCTAAACCAGCATTTGGAGCTGGTTCCACTGGCTTTGGTTTTGGTAACTCAGCCGCTCCCGCGGCTGCACCTTCAGCAGCACCTAGCTTTGGTGCAGCAGCCCAGACTCAGaactcctcctctgctgcattCACATTCGGTAGTGCCGCTCCTCAGCCAGCTTCCTCTGGCCCTCAGCCCGCTCCCAGTGGATTTAACTTTGGTGGTGGTATGCCATGCCCTCAGTTTGGAACACCAGTCTCCAATAATCCTGCACCACACATGGGAAACTTCAACTTTGGGGCTGCTGCTACTGACAAATCAGCATTTG GGACATCGACCCCATCCTTTGGCCAGAGTGCTGCTGTAGGTCCAATTCCCTTTGGAAGTCCTGGAACTCCTGTCCAAGGCTTCAATGCTGCTCCATTTG ggTCTCCTGCGACTCCCTCCTTCTCCATCGGTGCCGGATCAAAGCCATCTGGAGCACGCCAGAGGCTGCAGGCACGGAGACAACACAATAGGAAGAAGTAG
- the tbl2 gene encoding transducin beta-like protein 2 encodes MEASALVALTLILGALVVLVALAVGKRKEEIREEAEQAAEFTAEGSVVKGAAPKKQKQDKLRSRKDKAAQHTFSHPLLAASLKAHGGNVTCIDFSSNGKYLASCADDRTVRIWSTKDFLEREHKCLRANVELDHATLVRFSPDSRAFITWLANGDSIRIFKMIKKDDGTFSFKAAAEDFPQKHKAPILNIGIAETGKFIMSASTDTCIHIWDLKGEILASINTNQMTNSYASISPCGRFVASCGFTPDVKVWEVCFGKGGEFKEVVRAFDLKGHSAGVHSFAFSNDSHRMVTVSKDGTWKLWNTNVEYKKQQDPYLLKTVPCVTSEGSRAALSPDGRVVAISDGSNVALYSAASGQLEEEMHGIHSEEITDLRFDINGRFLVSSGDKAVRVFHNTPGYRAAIGDMKDMLKKAQNEAMKQRLEQQIKEAQSALDAVLAASVD; translated from the exons ATGGAGGCGTCTGCTCTTGTTGCACTGACCCTGATTCTGGGTGCACTGGTTGTCCTGGTGGCGTTAGCTGTGGGCAAGCGGAAAGAAGAAATACGAGAAGAAGCGGAGCAGGCGGCGGAGTTTACCG CTGAAGGTAGTGTCGTGAAAGGAGCTGCACCCAAGAAACAGAAGCAGGACAAGCTACGCAGCCGCAAGGATAAAGCTGCACAGCACACTTTCAGCCATCCTCTGCTGGCAGCCTCACTGAAG GCTCATGGTGGGAATGTGACGTGTATTGATTTCAGCAGTAATGGAAAATACCTGGCGTCCTGCGCTGATGATCGAACGGTCAGGATCTGGAGCACCAAGGACTTCCTGGAGCGGGAACACAAGTGTCTGAGAGCTAATGTTGAGCTGGATCATGCCACTCTGGTCCGCTTCAGCCCAGACTCTAG GGCTTTCATCACCTGGTTGGCCAATGGAGATTCCATTCGTATCTTCAAAATGATCAAGAAGGATGACGGTACTTTCAGCTtcaaagctgctgctgaggacTTCCCTCAGAAACACAAAGCTCCCATTCTCAACATCGGTATCGCAGAGACAG GCAAGTTTATCATGAGTGCATCCACTGACACCTGCATCCACATCTGGGATCTTAAAGGAGAGATACTGGCCTCTATCAACACTAACCAGATGACTAATTCTTATGCTTCCATTTCCCCATGTGGCAG GTTTGTGGCATCCTGTGGCTTCACTCCTGACGTGAAGGTGTGGGAGGTTTGCTTCGGGAAAGGAGGAGAGTTCAAGGAGGTGGTGCGAGCGTTTGACCTGAAGGGCCACTCTGCTGGGGTTCACTCGTTTGCCTTCTCTAATGACTCTCACAG AATGGTGACTGTCTCCAAAGACGGCACGTGGAAGCTGTGGAACACGAATGTAGAGTACAAAAAGCAACAGGATCCCTACCTCCTGAAAACTGTCCCCTGTGTGACATCTGAAGGTAGTCGGGCGGCCTTGTCTCCAGACGGCCGGGTGGTGGCCATCAGTGACGGCTCTAACGTGGCTCTGTACAGTGCAGCGAGCGGccagctggaggaggaaatgcACGGCATCCACAGCGAAGAGATCACTGACCTTAGATTTGACATTAATGGACGCTTCTTGGTGAGCAGCGGCGACAAAGCTGTCAGAGTGTTTCACAACACCCCGGGATACAGGGCAGCCATTGGGGACATGAAGGACATGCTGAAGAAAGCCCAGAATGAAGCCATGAAGCAGAGACTGGAGCAGCAGATAAAAGAGGCTCAGAGTGCCCTGGACGCTGTGCTTGCTGCTTCTGTGGATTAA
- the mybbp1a gene encoding myb-binding protein 1A-like protein, producing MSVEMVELTVKAPEPARTAWVLQQNRVFLDFFWDLAKPDQEIRVKAVESLIQYLKTNNKADEHDYTIKRLVDGLSHTRETARPGFSLALGHVLSAFEDISLQSILDRIKEKHNLQTVKKKLVRNALFGNLFGVLALHQSGRLSKEPLVVLGCVQLLQSLTQHRQHLKDLPSKTMVDILTEIPEEVFEEVLLTTLKTDLASAFSTPEQMQLLLVALQRFPQTLKPKKLKKLLGSSTIINADNIPKLTEVLKTAANSVKKECVLPTVALDLLKLSLKEDSFQLFWSKAIIDGMLKQQPGPTYYLSFRLLGSALPLLSLEQLKEVLSGEVMERYGEHVLSAQKPDRFKLAPEMDVYVSDFLQSCEDSDKQLVVMVAFSSLANQGYPVVPSVWKVVQHLQPAALQNYVLWLKNMFTRPQLDQLLDFSTRKQKVNQEEQEQKEVVFRLRKWIVSRLTAIIDNHQVKKQEDLIMDVARFVFFHAFFSTKKATEDITETREKLSVPVDEKTRTALVTSFFGLLLSMHHLPLTEDPAEGEAVSQKRVLGVTADGTLWIHHVAQFAQLLLHQPKFVQSSRPFSAEQKQAWDSMMESVAKLSKKAKKDQTAESKAFQQLFLLVGMHLFKAPEELLDIMKDLQSCVDNAQQTKTKKKKKKPATDKDEEPDWVEVMVDILLSLLSQPSRHIRQVCKTVFSSICPHVTAAALTAILDVLDPETDNEEDGAMIITDDNTDKTQKKKSKDEYDDDDDDDDDDEEMEEETSDEDSDNDEDDEAMEEDEEEEDDEDEEEDMEGQVVDQSFRLELMKVLQQQDALATEEDEASDEDLDDEAMMKLDKGLAALFSEQKKKSQAKKDEKTKLQREKSLVRDFKIKVLDLIEVFLARQAGSPLVLGLVEPLLLLIDRGMSSDSNQQEQDFLRRAADIFRNQLCRSKVYCRTVGDRQGELHDLLHKLMTKAQKLSDSSVSLYYFSASLYVMKVLRGAPPPADTEEEKTAESELRFMGNMDVDRVSAVFRDALTSYMKRRKSPLTTQMFTDLFNRFPVLCVNLLDTAVQHITSGVREHQQGQACVLVLRAMQSREVQKLLSGAPWTELSVKVTSQLTESLQQVSETESKVVKEKVLKVLELCQYLVKHVHHQKLSVDLEPLQQVLQLLPTVISFKKTGKMEDTYWAVVKHFGVVKPKVEKIKSDKDADKAAVPKKKKKGFLPETKKRKKRNNPVLEPAGERPAPADKPGVNKGQAKKKQDKKSKQKRPAAQGTAAANPAKKSRTQSESNPAKKKKKKKPTQK from the exons ATGTCTGTAGAGATGGTGGAGCTCACAGTGAAAGCCCCAGAACCGGCCCGGACCGCCTGGGTCCTGCAGCAGAACCGCGTCTTCCTCGACTTCTTTTGGGACTTGGCCAAACCGGACCAGGAGATTCGAGTGAAGGCCGTGGAGAGTCTGATCCAGTACCTGAAAACCAACAACAAG GCAGATGAACATGACTACACCATTAAAAGACTCGTGGATGGACTGTCACATACACGAGAGACAGCAAGACCTGGATTCAGTCTGGCTCTGGGACAC GTCTTGAGTGCGTTTGAAGACATCTCCCTGCAGAGCATCCTGGACAGAATCAAAGAGAAGCACAACCTGCAGACGGTGAAGAAG AAACTTGTCAGAAATGCTTTGTTTGGAAACTTGTTCGGTGTCCTCGCTCTGCATCAGTCCGGCCGCCTCTCGAAA GAGCCGCTGGTGGTGCTGGGATGTGTGCAGCTCCTCCAGAGCCTCACTCAGCACAGACAACATTTGAAGGACCTGCCCAGTAAGACCATGGTGGACATCCTCACCGAG atccCAGAGGAGGTGTTTGAGGAGGTCCTGCTGACCACTCTGAAAACTGACCTGGCGTCTGCCTTCAGCACTCCCGAGCagatgcagctgctgctggtggcgCTGCAGCGTTTCCCACAAACCCTCAAACCAaagaagctgaagaagctgCTGGGCTCCTCCACCATCATCAATGCTGACAACATCCCAAA GCTGACGGAGGTGTTAAAGACTGCGGCCAACTCGGTGAAGAAGGAGTGCGTCCTGCCCACGGTGGCTCTGGACCTCCTGAAGCTCTCACTGAAGGAAGACAGCTTCCAGCTCTTCTGGAGTAAAGCCATCATTGACGGCATGTTGAAGCAGCAGCCAGGACCAACGTA TTACCTGAGCTTCCGTCTGCTGGGCAGCGCTCTGCCTCTTCTGTCTCTGGAGCAGCTGAAGGAGGTGCTGTCTGGAGAGGTGATGGAGCGCTACGGGGAGCATGTGTTGTCTGCTCAG AAACCCGACCGCTTCAAGCTGGCTCCAGAGATGGACGTGTACGTGTCTGACTTCCTGCAGAGCTGTGAAGACTCAGACAAGCagctggtggtgatggtggcCTTCTCCTCACTGGCTAACCAGGGTTACCCTGTTGTGCCGTCAGTGTGGAAGGTGGTGCAGCACCTTCAGCCTGCAGCGCTGCAGAACTACGTGCTGTGGctgaagaacatgttcacacGACCTCAGCTGGACCAGCTGCTGGACTTCAGCACTCGCAAGCAGAAAGTCAATCAGGAAGAGCAGGAGCA GAAGGAAGTTGTGTTCCGTCTGAGGAAGTGGATCGTTTCCCGGCTCACCGCCATCATTGACAACCACCAGGTGAAGAAGCAGGAGGATCTCATCATGGACGTGGCCAG gtttgtgtttttccacgCGTTCTTCAGCACCAAGAAAGCCACGGAGGACATCACCGAGACGAGAGAGAAGCTCTCTGTGCCGGTCGACGAGAAAACAAGAACCGCACTCGTCACGTCTTTCTTTGG ACTCCTCCTGTCCATGCACCACCTGCCCCTCACTGAGGACCCGGCTGAAGGTGAAGCGGTCAGTCAGAAGCGAGTGCTCGGTGTGACGGCAGATGGAACTCTGTGGATCCACCACGTGGCTCAGTTCGCTCAGCTTCTGCTTCACCAGCCCAAGTTTGTCCAGAGCAGCCGGCCGTTCAGTGCCGAGCAGAAACAGGCCTGGGACAG CATGATGGAGTCTGTGGCAAAGCTGAGTAAGAAAGCAAAGAAAGACCAAACGGCCGAGAGCAAAGCCTTTCAGCAGCTGTTCCTGTTGGTCGGCATGCACCTGTTCAAG GCCCcggaggagctgctggacatCATGAAAGACCTGCAGAGCTGCGTGGACAACGCCCAGCAGaccaaaacaaagaagaagaaaaagaaaccag ccaCAGACAAGGACGAAGAACCTGATTGGGTGGAGGTGATGGTGGACATCTTGTTGTCCCTGCTGTCTCAGCCGAGCAGACACATCAGACAGGTCTGCAAAACTgtcttctcctccatctgtccCCACGTCACCGCAGCGGCACTCACCGCCATCTTAGAC gTTTTGGACCCAGAGACGGATAACGAGGAGGACGGTGCGATGATCATCACAGATGACAACACCGACAAAACCcagaagaagaagtcaaaggatgaatatgatgatgatgatgatgatgatgatgatgatgaggaaatgGAG GAGGAAACTTCAGATGAGGACTCTGACAacgatgaggatgatgaagcaatggaggaggatgaagaggaggaggatgacgaagatgaggaggaggacatggaAGGACAAGTGGTGGACCAAAGTTTCCGTTTGGAGTTGATGAAGGTTTTGCAGCAGCAGGACGCTCTG GCCACGGAGGAGGACGAGGCCAGTGATGAAGACCTGGACGATGAAGCCATGATGAAGCTCGATAAAGGCCTCGCAGCTCTGTTTTCTGAGCAGAAGAAAAAGTCCCAGGCCAAGAAGGACGAGAAGACGAAACTACAGAGGGAGAAGTCACTGGTCCGAGACTTTAAGATCAAG GTGTTGGACCTCATTGAGGTTTTCTTAGCAAGGCAGGCGGGCAGTCCTCTGGTGCTGGGTCTGGTGGAGCCTCTGCTCCTGCTCATCGACAGAGGAATGAGTTCCGACAGCAACCAGCAGGAGCAGGACTTCCTGCGCCGAGCTGCAGACATCTTCAG GAACCAGCTGTGTCGGTCTAAGGTTTACTGCAGGACCGTTGGTGACAGACAGGGGGAGCTCCACGACCTGCTGCACAAACTCATGACCAAAGCCCAGAAACTGTCTGACTCGTCCGTGTCTCTCTACTACTTCAG tgcgtCGCTGTACGTGATGAAAGTCCTGCGAGGAGCTCCGCCTCCTGCTGACACTGAAGAGGAGAAGACGGCAGAGAGTGAA TTGCGGTTCATGGGGAACATGGACGTGGATCGCGTCTCCGCCGTCTTCAGAGACGCTCTCACCTCGTacatgaagaggaggaagagtccACTGACCACGCAGATGTTCACAGATCTGTTCAACAGATTCCCC GTCCTGTGTGTGAATCTGTTGGACACGGCAGTTCAGCACATCACGTCCGGGGTCAGAGAACATCAACAG gGCCAGGCGTGTGTGCTGGTGCTGCGTGCGATGCAGAGCCGCGAGGTCCAGAAGCTGCTAAGCGGCGCTCCGTGGACGGAGCTCAGTGTGAAGGTCACGAGTCAGCTGACAGAA agtCTGCAGCAGGTCAGTGAGACTGAGAGCAAAGTGGTGAAGGAGAAGGTGCTGAAGGTCCTGGAGCTCTGTCAGTATCTGGTCAAACACGTTCACCACCAG aagctGTCTGTGGACCTGGAGCCTCTTCAGCaggtcctgcagctcctgccCACCGTCATCTCCTTTAAGAAGACGGGCAAGATGGAAGACACGTACTGGGCGGTGGTCAAACACTTTGGAGTCGT GAAACCTAAAGTTGAAAAGATAAAGTCTGACAAGGATGCTGACAAAGCGGCAGttcccaagaagaagaagaaaggtttTCTGCCCGAAACAAAGAAGCGCAAAAAGCGCAACAACCCGGTTCTGGAGCCAGCGGGCGAGCGCCCGGCGCCAGCAGACAAACCCGGAGTCAACAAAGGACAAGccaaaaagaaacaagacaagAAATCAAAGCAGAAACGACCGGCGGCGCAGGGCACAGCGGCGGCAAATCCAGCCAAGAAGAGCCGGACGCAGTCGGAGAGTAATCcagccaagaagaagaagaagaagaaacccaCACAGAAGTGA